The sequence below is a genomic window from Ignavibacteriales bacterium.
AGTCCATGTTAATCCGTAATCAGTGCTTTTGAATATTCCTGTCCCGTTATCACCGACAAGTATGATGCTTGTGTCGGGAAATACTTTTATATCGCAGGGCGCGGAGTTGGCACCGACTGAAGTTGTCAACGTTGTCCATGTACTTCCAAAATCAGTCGACCTGTTAAAATTATTTCCGTTCATTAGATAAATCGAATCGGGATGAGATGGATCCTGAGTGGATGGTATTCCATAAAATGAAAATGAAAGATTATCCGCAGTTGTATTCCATGTCACTCCCTGATCAGTTGATTTAACAACTTTATAGTTCGTACCCTTATAAACAGAAGCCACAATTTCTCCGGGTCTGTCAGCATTTAAATGCAGACATTTGACTGCAGAGCATTGTGGAATTACAGAGCCAAACTGTGTAAACGTTTCGCCCCTGTCTGTACTTTTAAAGATCGAATTGGATGATCCGTAATAAATAATATTGTTATTCACCGGGTCAATTGATATCGGGTTACCTCTTCCGCCGCCGGTTAATTTCTGCTGCCATGAATATTGAGCAGTAAGTGAGATACTTAATAACATAAATAAATAAACTGATAATAAAGATTTAATCATATATCACTTTGGCTTAAATAATAATTCTGAAACTGTTGGTTTATTACTTTCCACCCCTGATATATAATTAATGAATACAATACTTAGATCTTTTATTTCGCAGTAGCTATCGCCTGTTATATCTGTATTAAGATAACCTACAGCACCCGAAACATTTGAAGCATAAACAGTATTAAGGTCTATCTGATTTACAACCCCATCCTGGTTAACATCGCCTGAATACAAACACCATTTAGTACCTGCAAGTTTCATATTGTTTCCGAATGCTTTTGATGAGGCAGTTGTAAAATCATAAGTCAGATTTGAATTGATGAAAGTCTGCGGTACGGCACTCCATGTTTCAATTGTATTCCTGTGTTTTACTGCAATGTAGTAAGGTGTATTATTCTCAGCATTGTAAAATGTTGCAGTTCCATTCCCCGAGTTACTTAAAAAAACTTTTGCTTCATCAACTAACGTAAATGGTGAAACGGATTCTCTTAACTCAACAGTTATTGTATCCTGAACCATTGAGCTTCCGTTATAAAATCCTTCTATTAAAGTTGTAACAGAAAGCTGAACTGATTGTGAATCAAAACTAAATGCAGCAATTACAGGCAGATGATCTGACGCATAGTGAAGTGCATCTGCAATCTGCTGCCCGACAGCAGTATTCGGCGGCTGATTAATAGAATCATTAAAATGATTTCCGTCGTTACCATAAGCCAGGTATGTTCCGGGGACAAAAGTTATTCCGCCTGAATTCATAATTGACTGTGACATTAGAATCATATCAAAACGATCATCAAGCCCGCCTGTCGCACCATCATTAAATGATCTTGTTCTGGTTGACTGCGTATGATGTAGTGCATAAGCACCATTGTTCCAAGTTCCGGGAAGATTGAACGGATCTCTGAAATATCCCGGCTGAGATTGATTTAATAATTTTTGATACGCTGCTTCATTGGCACTGTAAATATTAAAATCGCCAAGCACAATAAAGTTGGAATTGGGAGGCAGTGAGTTGGTTCGTTTTCTCAGACTGTCAACTTCTTCTGCGCGCTGCAAACTATCGGCACTTGTATCATTAGCTTTCAGATGAACAGCATAAATCCTCAGTGTATCATTTGTTGAATTGTGAACAAGTTTAAATTCATTAATATCTCTTAAAGGTGTTGCTATTGGTGTGTTACTTATAAAAGTAAACAAACTGCTTTTATAAAATATTGCCCTGTCAAGATCGGGACCGTTAATAAATGTCCCCGCTGCATAACCTGAAGACGAACTGTTGAGAATCTTGCTTAAGAAACTATCAACACTTGCCTGCGAAACAATTTCCTGAACAACTAAAATATCCGGCTGAATATTCTGGAATATAGTTCTGAAATACGGATTGCGTGATGTAGTATCTGTAAAAGGATAATTTAAAATATTATACGTCATTATAGTGTGCTGCGTCTGCGATGCAGCAGTGCCTGAAAGAATCAGTATCCCGAATAATATTTTAATTGATACTCTGTCCATTTTAAATTTTAATTACCAAATCCAGTCTGATGAAAAGTTGAAACTCCTGCAGGGCGCTGCCTTGTTACACCAAGTACACTATTCACAAAAACAATATTAAGATCGTTGACTTCTGTAAACTGATCACCTGTTAGATCAGTTACTACATTTCCTGTAACACCATTGAGGTTATCAGTGAACACAAGGTTTAAATCACTTATGTTTATTGAACCATCCTGGTTTACATCACCGCTGTAAATACACCATTTCCCGTTTACCATTTTTAAGTTGTTTCCATAAGCTTTGTTTTGCGCATCAGTAAAATTATAATTCAATATGCCTGAACTGAATTGAACAGGAGAGCTGCTCCATGTTTCGATTGAGTTACTGTGTTTAACAACTATATAATAAGGTGTTCCTTCCGATGGTGTTGTAAATGTATCAGAACCAAATCCACTTGTATTTAACTGGATGTTTTTTGTTTCAACTATTGCATAAGGTGTAGTTGATGCTCTTACCTCAACAGTAACCACATCACTGACTGATGTTGTACCATTCCATAATCCTTCAGTCAACGCTGTAACATTTAATGTTTTAGTTGTCGGAATGAATTCTCTCATCAAATATCTTACAGCATTTACGATCAAATTTCCGGCTGTTGTCTGATTTGAGAACTGTGAAACAGAAAACGAAAAGAAAATGTTCCGGCATACAGAAGTATCGCTGACGGGACTATAAAGAAAAATTCCGCCGTTAGCTGCAGTACCGCCAACCCAGTTTGCTATCCTGCTTATGCCTGTTACACCGGGCAGTAATACCATTTCATCGCGTGCACCCCAGTTGTTTGTTCCGCCATCAACAACATCCATTGGACTGCTTACAACATTCGGAATATTAAATATAGGGTGAGTAGTGATTGCGGCCTGTAAATCTAAACCGGGTCTATCACTCACCCAGACACTATCAAGGAGGAGGTTGCGTCTGAATTCCGGATGAAGGTCTATTGTTCCTGCTTTTCTATAAATGTATCCAACCTCACCACCTTCAACCAATATCTTGCCTCCAGTAAGAGTGTGGTTAACAAGAGCAGTTCTTTTTGTGATGTCATTGAAGATTGAAGATTCCTTAACTCCGGCTGATAATATTACAACATCATAAGATGAAAGTGTCATAGTATTAAGATTACCAAATGTGACTTGTGTAACTGTGTACCCAGCCGTATTCAATGATGCAACAAATAAATTTGCCGAAGCTCCCAGCGGAATATTAGAAGCACCGTCACTCACTTTATCATTTGAAAATCTTCCTTCGGCAGTAACATCATCATCAATAACAAGTACATTACCAAGAGAAGCAATAATATTGAAAGAATGAAATCCTGTTGATGGACTGAAAGCAATATTATTCTGAGATGAATTATCAGTTGCTTTAATTCTGTACTCAATTAAATCACCAATTGCTGCACCGATTGAAGGAAAAACTGCCTGGTAAGTATTATCTGAAAGCAGATTCAAATTAAAACTTGAAATCGCTCCGCCGTTTTTTCTATACTCACATACTACCGACTGTATTCCGATATTATCTGTTACAATTGCCGTAACCGATGGTGGAAAACTGAAAGGGGGCATATTAAATAAAGGTGTGTGTGTAATTGTCGGCGGAACTAAATCTGTTTCAGCAGTAAATGAAAAATATTGTGACGGTGCATTCGATGGTAAACGTGTTTCAAATCCCTGGTTATCAGTCACGATGAGATAGTAGTTATATGTTGAGTTTAAACCATTCCCGGGAATATTGGCTGTATAATTATTTCCACCTGTATTAGTCATCTCCAAAACATTGTTTGGCGTACCGCTTCTGCTCCAATAAACTTTGATTGAACCTGCAACGATAGGATTAATTGATGTGATTGTTGCCTGAACTACATAAGGACCAATAACGTTCTCAGTATTTGGAAGCGGGGTATGAATAATTGCCGGACCAAAAGATACCTGTGTTATCCATGCCTGGTAATTTCCTGTTCTGTCATCTGCCCAGAAGGGATAAGCTTTTCCGTTTGATGCAGTGATACCGATATAATCACCCTGATATCCTGATGCCAATCCGCTGATTGGTTTTGGTTTAAAGTTTGCATCACTTACTTGAAATTCTTCAAAAGTGTTACCACCATTACCGGATGTTGCCATAAATACACCGGTACTGTCAGATGTAGTGTTCCGGTTATCGTAAAAAACTATATGAAGTTGTCCAGTTGATTGATCGACGGTGCACCAGGGATAGTATTGATCCTTCCCATTATTCAGATCATCAGTATTAACCCTTTTAGGAGTAGTCCAGTTTTCCCCACCATCTGACGAACTAATCATGACAATATCCGGATCAGACCCCGCAGGTGAAACTCCTCGCTGAGGCCAGCAGATATAAATGTAACCGTTTCTTGATCCTCCTGATCTATCAACTGTCATTGAGGGAAAAGACGAAACTCTTATTGATGATGTTTTAAGATTTCCTCTTATACCGAAATTAGCCGCGCTATAGATACGTGAACTAGTCCATGTAGCTCCGCCGTTTGTTGATTTTGCAAAAGCAATTGCATCTTCTCCATACAAACCCGAACCCCAGTTATCATAGATAGCAAAGACAGCATAAACTTCACCGTCGGGTCCCGTATTAATATTCACTCCTTGCGCGTGACTGCCGGGTGTAAGTGATGATGAAAGATCAACAAATGAACTCCAGTTAGCTCCGTTGTTACTTGAATAATTAATCACTACCTGGTTCTCACTTGCACTTCCGGTTACAAAATGAGTCCACGAATCATACACACGGTTTATGTAAGCACTGCCTGTTTTTTTAT
It includes:
- a CDS encoding exo-alpha-sialidase, with the translated sequence MNKNIVALAVIVLFMFLTTLTSSQVEDKKWSRVSADRNNTVQQNPDYRYLPPPQISRRYFLNETDAVVQANYRVLPTTNTTQSELSIDIHPNNPNILFAGSNGTSWPVSGVYGTGVYWSTNAGNNWSGSDNPSPYFGSGNSGDPAAVIGPNGNFYMGYIRDAGGQGVSVSTNNGLTWSSYTAGADPSSSADLLDKNHLWVDKKTGSAYINRVYDSWTHFVTGSASENQVVINYSSNNGANWSSFVDLSSSLTPGSHAQGVNINTGPDGEVYAVFAIYDNWGSGLYGEDAIAFAKSTNGGATWTSSRIYSAANFGIRGNLKTSSIRVSSFPSMTVDRSGGSRNGYIYICWPQRGVSPAGSDPDIVMISSSDGGENWTTPKRVNTDDLNNGKDQYYPWCTVDQSTGQLHIVFYDNRNTTSDSTGVFMATSGNGGNTFEEFQVSDANFKPKPISGLASGYQGDYIGITASNGKAYPFWADDRTGNYQAWITQVSFGPAIIHTPLPNTENVIGPYVVQATITSINPIVAGSIKVYWSRSGTPNNVLEMTNTGGNNYTANIPGNGLNSTYNYYLIVTDNQGFETRLPSNAPSQYFSFTAETDLVPPTITHTPLFNMPPFSFPPSVTAIVTDNIGIQSVVCEYRKNGGAISSFNLNLLSDNTYQAVFPSIGAAIGDLIEYRIKATDNSSQNNIAFSPSTGFHSFNIIASLGNVLVIDDDVTAEGRFSNDKVSDGASNIPLGASANLFVASLNTAGYTVTQVTFGNLNTMTLSSYDVVILSAGVKESSIFNDITKRTALVNHTLTGGKILVEGGEVGYIYRKAGTIDLHPEFRRNLLLDSVWVSDRPGLDLQAAITTHPIFNIPNVVSSPMDVVDGGTNNWGARDEMVLLPGVTGISRIANWVGGTAANGGIFLYSPVSDTSVCRNIFFSFSVSQFSNQTTAGNLIVNAVRYLMREFIPTTKTLNVTALTEGLWNGTTSVSDVVTVEVRASTTPYAIVETKNIQLNTSGFGSDTFTTPSEGTPYYIVVKHSNSIETWSSSPVQFSSGILNYNFTDAQNKAYGNNLKMVNGKWCIYSGDVNQDGSINISDLNLVFTDNLNGVTGNVVTDLTGDQFTEVNDLNIVFVNSVLGVTRQRPAGVSTFHQTGFGN
- a CDS encoding endonuclease/exonuclease/phosphatase family protein encodes the protein MDRVSIKILFGILILSGTAASQTQHTIMTYNILNYPFTDTTSRNPYFRTIFQNIQPDILVVQEIVSQASVDSFLSKILNSSSSGYAAGTFINGPDLDRAIFYKSSLFTFISNTPIATPLRDINEFKLVHNSTNDTLRIYAVHLKANDTSADSLQRAEEVDSLRKRTNSLPPNSNFIVLGDFNIYSANEAAYQKLLNQSQPGYFRDPFNLPGTWNNGAYALHHTQSTRTRSFNDGATGGLDDRFDMILMSQSIMNSGGITFVPGTYLAYGNDGNHFNDSINQPPNTAVGQQIADALHYASDHLPVIAAFSFDSQSVQLSVTTLIEGFYNGSSMVQDTITVELRESVSPFTLVDEAKVFLSNSGNGTATFYNAENNTPYYIAVKHRNTIETWSAVPQTFINSNLTYDFTTASSKAFGNNMKLAGTKWCLYSGDVNQDGVVNQIDLNTVYASNVSGAVGYLNTDITGDSYCEIKDLSIVFINYISGVESNKPTVSELLFKPK